In one Bosea sp. RAC05 genomic region, the following are encoded:
- a CDS encoding response regulator has protein sequence MKARSEYRILVVDDQKSMRGLATYFLKQIEFQDIDEAENAREALMKMQTKRYDLLLLDWNMDGMSGIDLLRAIRSVPELNQIKIIMATSERSVDKMDEATSNGADHYVVKPYELRDLEVRVKKVLALSS, from the coding sequence ATGAAGGCGAGAAGCGAGTACAGGATCCTCGTGGTCGATGACCAGAAGAGCATGCGCGGCCTCGCGACGTACTTCCTGAAGCAGATCGAGTTTCAGGACATCGACGAGGCCGAGAACGCGCGCGAAGCGCTGATGAAGATGCAGACCAAGCGCTATGATCTGCTGCTCCTGGACTGGAACATGGACGGCATGAGCGGCATCGACCTGCTGCGCGCCATCCGTTCGGTGCCGGAACTCAACCAGATCAAGATCATCATGGCGACCTCCGAGCGCTCGGTCGACAAGATGGACGAGGCGACGTCGAACGGCGCCGACCATTACGTCGTGAAGCCCTACGAGCTGCGCGACCTCGAGGTGCGCGTGAAGAAGGTGCTGGCGCTCAGCTCCTGA
- the cheB gene encoding chemotaxis-specific protein-glutamate methyltransferase CheB, which produces MTGMSPSAANPVKVLVVDDSVLMQKLMTQIIDGAPGFKVIGIAGSAEEGWDKIQELRPDVVTLDLELPGRHGLKLLARVLKQDPLPVLIVSAFGGPGADNTIQALELGAIDFIEKPDGTTHTLEGFMKHLVGALQRASASRRMFASRRESAPARVAAPREPARMGGKASFIAIGASTGGVPAVQVVMRDLAHLRLPIAVVQHMPPGYTAKFAARLATATGLDVREASDGDKLRPGMAVVAPGGPRHLEIEERRGEFVCMLREGPLVSGHSPSVDVMFHSVARSLGANAIGILLTGMGRDGAEGLLAMRKAGAETLIQSGETCVVNGMPKAAFEIGAADRVVALDQIGAAVSNLLGERSHLRTA; this is translated from the coding sequence ATGACTGGCATGTCCCCCTCCGCCGCCAACCCGGTCAAGGTGCTGGTCGTCGACGATTCCGTCCTGATGCAGAAGCTCATGACGCAGATCATCGACGGGGCCCCGGGCTTCAAGGTGATCGGCATCGCCGGCAGCGCCGAGGAAGGCTGGGACAAGATCCAGGAACTGCGTCCGGACGTCGTCACGCTCGATCTCGAACTGCCCGGTCGCCATGGCCTCAAGCTGCTGGCGCGCGTCCTCAAGCAGGATCCGCTGCCCGTGCTGATCGTCTCGGCCTTCGGGGGCCCCGGCGCCGACAACACCATCCAGGCGCTCGAACTCGGCGCCATCGACTTCATCGAGAAGCCCGACGGCACGACCCATACGCTCGAAGGCTTCATGAAGCATCTGGTCGGCGCGCTGCAGCGCGCCTCCGCCAGCCGCCGGATGTTCGCCTCCCGGCGCGAGAGCGCGCCGGCGCGCGTGGCGGCGCCGCGCGAGCCGGCCCGGATGGGCGGCAAGGCCTCCTTCATTGCGATCGGCGCCTCGACCGGCGGCGTTCCGGCGGTGCAGGTGGTGATGCGCGACCTGGCGCATCTGCGCCTGCCGATCGCGGTCGTCCAGCACATGCCGCCGGGCTACACCGCGAAGTTCGCGGCGCGGCTGGCGACGGCGACCGGGCTCGACGTGCGCGAGGCCAGCGACGGCGACAAGCTCAGGCCCGGCATGGCCGTGGTCGCGCCGGGCGGGCCGCGCCATCTCGAGATCGAGGAGCGGCGCGGCGAATTCGTCTGCATGTTGCGCGAGGGGCCGCTGGTCAGCGGACATTCCCCCTCCGTCGACGTCATGTTCCATTCCGTGGCGCGCAGCCTCGGCGCAAATGCGATCGGCATCCTGCTCACCGGCATGGGGCGCGACGGTGCTGAGGGTTTGTTAGCCATGCGGAAAGCGGGAGCGGAGACGTTAATCCAAAGTGGGGAAACCTGCGTGGTAAACGGGATGCCGAAAGCGGCATTCGAAATCGGTGCCGCCGACCGGGTTGTCGCGCTCGACCAGATCGGAGCTGCGGTCAGCAACCTGCTCGGCGAGCGGTCGCATCTGCGGACCGCATAA
- a CDS encoding CheR family methyltransferase, whose amino-acid sequence MSRSSAALAQPQLTDVTLTRDDMGFISKLVYEHAGIVIREHKEAMTRGRLARRVKALGLNSVAEYCAYLKTPQAADEIPELINAVTTNHTSFFRERHHFDHLRKDVLPRLVQERAGRRGRIRIWCSAASSGEEPYSIAAVSRDVLGNRSDVDFKILATDIDTDILAKAEAAIYSPDQFDRLPSDVKPLLKLENSSRGEARISDDLRRMIAFKRLNLIERWPMSGPFDVIFCRNVFIYFDTQTKASILDRFVTLLAPGGFLYLGHSESLPQPHPQLRLIGRTIYERLP is encoded by the coding sequence ATGTCGAGATCCAGCGCAGCCCTCGCGCAACCGCAGCTGACCGACGTCACGCTGACGCGCGATGACATGGGCTTCATTTCCAAGCTCGTCTACGAGCATGCCGGCATCGTCATCCGCGAGCACAAGGAGGCGATGACGCGCGGGCGGCTGGCGCGGCGCGTCAAGGCGCTGGGCCTCAATTCGGTGGCCGAATACTGCGCCTATCTGAAGACGCCGCAGGCGGCCGACGAGATCCCCGAGCTGATCAACGCGGTCACGACGAACCACACCTCGTTCTTCCGCGAGCGGCACCACTTCGACCATCTGCGCAAGGACGTGCTGCCGCGGCTCGTGCAGGAGCGCGCCGGTCGGCGCGGGCGCATCCGGATCTGGTGCTCGGCGGCCTCCTCGGGCGAGGAGCCCTACAGCATCGCCGCGGTCTCGCGCGACGTGCTCGGCAACCGCAGCGACGTCGACTTCAAGATCCTGGCGACCGACATCGACACCGACATCCTCGCCAAGGCCGAGGCGGCCATCTATTCGCCGGATCAGTTCGACCGCCTGCCGTCTGACGTCAAGCCGCTGCTCAAGCTCGAGAATTCCAGCCGTGGCGAAGCGCGCATCAGCGACGATCTGCGCCGGATGATCGCCTTCAAGCGCCTGAACCTGATCGAGCGGTGGCCGATGAGCGGGCCGTTCGACGTGATCTTCTGCCGCAACGTCTTCATCTATTTCGACACCCAGACCAAGGCCTCGATCCTCGACCGCTTCGTCACGCTGCTCGCGCCTGGTGGCTTCCTCTATCTCGGCCACTCGGAATCGCTGCCCCAGCCCCACCCTCAACTCCGGCTGATCGGCCGCACGATCTATGAGAGACTGCCATGA
- a CDS encoding methyl-accepting chemotaxis protein, translating to MGSALGPSTRHGFELPLLLAATVAVAAGAAGSLAYQAALGRLDTISLTALGAAGLCAVGLCTWMAGRRIQSPLRRLREAVAKLQAGEDVAVAGIERGDAVGDLARSLKALHESGEEAARIRAALDGCRTNVMVCDAEGRVVYVNASLLRFFGEAQEDFRIAFPGCSAKDMLGRVMESVQARAGLPTGGQQAIRFALGRRTVSLSLSPVTQANGRRLGTAVEWVELTDELAAAAEVADMVAAAVEGDFSRRVPVAGKPDGLQRIAEGMNQINAVVESAVAEFAHVAGGLAEGDLTRRMSGDYRGRLAELKASLNEALAHLGETVATIQGTAGHVARAASEIDSGAGDLAERTEQTAANLEETAATTEQLAASVKHSAGRSRVATDLANEAMGVAQDGKTVVAQAVGAIERIESSSVRISEIVSVIDDIAFQTNLLALNAAVEAARAGDAGRGFAVVASEVRALAQRSGQAAKDIKGLIVSSNEQVGEGVRFVRSTGDALERIVEATGKVSTTIVEISQAAAEQAHGIEEMSRAVAQMDETTQQNSALAEQSATSATELMDEIATLRRLVSFFRADGSAARGAAEPARAVRAPTPAAPARPVPKNSDVRRPEPATKTWQEPRRRVAGGGRADDWAEF from the coding sequence ATGGGCAGCGCCCTCGGTCCATCAACACGCCACGGCTTCGAACTGCCGCTGCTGCTCGCCGCCACCGTCGCGGTGGCGGCCGGCGCGGCCGGCAGCCTCGCCTACCAGGCCGCCCTCGGCCGCCTCGACACGATCTCGCTGACCGCCCTCGGGGCCGCGGGCCTGTGTGCCGTCGGCCTCTGCACCTGGATGGCCGGCCGTCGGATCCAGTCTCCGCTGCGGCGCTTGCGCGAGGCTGTCGCGAAGCTGCAGGCCGGCGAGGACGTCGCTGTCGCCGGGATCGAGCGCGGTGACGCGGTCGGCGATCTCGCCCGTTCCCTGAAGGCGCTGCACGAATCCGGCGAAGAGGCTGCGCGCATTCGCGCCGCGCTCGACGGTTGCCGCACCAATGTGATGGTCTGCGACGCGGAGGGGCGGGTGGTCTATGTCAACGCCTCGCTGCTGCGCTTCTTCGGCGAGGCTCAGGAGGATTTCCGCATCGCCTTTCCGGGCTGCTCGGCCAAGGACATGCTCGGCCGGGTCATGGAGAGCGTCCAGGCGCGGGCCGGGCTGCCGACGGGCGGCCAGCAGGCGATCCGCTTCGCGCTCGGGCGCCGCACGGTCTCGCTCTCGCTGTCGCCGGTGACGCAGGCCAATGGCCGCCGGCTCGGCACCGCCGTCGAATGGGTCGAGCTGACCGACGAACTGGCTGCTGCCGCCGAGGTCGCCGACATGGTGGCCGCTGCCGTCGAGGGCGATTTCTCGCGCCGCGTGCCGGTGGCGGGCAAGCCCGATGGGCTGCAGCGCATCGCCGAGGGCATGAACCAGATCAACGCGGTCGTCGAAAGCGCCGTCGCCGAGTTCGCCCATGTCGCCGGCGGCCTGGCCGAGGGCGACCTGACTCGGCGCATGAGCGGTGACTATCGCGGCCGCCTCGCCGAGCTGAAGGCCAGCCTCAATGAGGCCCTGGCGCATCTGGGCGAGACCGTCGCGACGATCCAGGGCACGGCCGGCCATGTCGCCCGTGCCGCCTCAGAGATCGACTCGGGTGCCGGCGACCTCGCCGAGCGCACCGAGCAGACGGCCGCCAATCTCGAGGAAACCGCGGCCACGACCGAGCAGCTGGCGGCTTCGGTCAAGCATAGCGCCGGCCGCTCGCGCGTCGCCACTGACCTCGCCAACGAGGCGATGGGCGTGGCGCAGGACGGCAAGACCGTCGTGGCGCAGGCGGTCGGGGCGATAGAGCGGATCGAGAGCTCGTCGGTGCGGATCTCCGAGATCGTTTCGGTGATCGACGACATCGCCTTCCAGACAAACCTGCTCGCCCTCAACGCCGCGGTCGAGGCGGCACGCGCGGGGGATGCCGGCCGCGGCTTCGCCGTGGTGGCCTCCGAAGTGCGCGCGCTGGCGCAGCGCTCGGGGCAGGCGGCCAAGGACATCAAGGGGCTGATCGTCAGCTCCAACGAACAGGTCGGCGAGGGCGTGCGCTTCGTCCGCTCGACCGGCGATGCGCTGGAGCGGATCGTCGAGGCGACCGGCAAGGTCTCGACCACGATCGTCGAGATTTCGCAGGCCGCCGCCGAGCAGGCCCATGGCATCGAGGAAATGAGCCGCGCGGTCGCCCAGATGGACGAGACCACGCAGCAGAACTCGGCGCTGGCGGAGCAGAGCGCGACCTCCGCGACCGAGCTGATGGACGAGATCGCGACGCTGCGGCGGCTGGTCTCCTTCTTCAGGGCCGACGGGTCGGCGGCGCGCGGCGCGGCCGAGCCGGCCAGGGCCGTACGGGCCCCGACGCCGGCGGCACCGGCCCGGCCCGTTCCGAAAAACAGCGACGTCCGGCGGCCCGAGCCGGCGACGAAAACCTGGCAGGAGCCCCGTCGGCGTGTCGCCGGCGGCGGACGTGCCGATGATTGGGCGGAGTTCTAG
- a CDS encoding chemotaxis protein CheW — translation MTLQLGEKHFSSAQPESAARRIVTFKVGDRTFGIDVGMVREIKGWQATTPLPHAAPHVRGVLNLRGVILAVYDLRTSIGLGTTNATATHVIVVVDVEDKVAGLLVDSVSDIVDVPVSAVRPAPDLERDEHGLIEGLVLLDTDIVALLDLAAVIRDGGAEGQQVAKVARAS, via the coding sequence ATGACCCTGCAACTCGGCGAAAAGCATTTCTCGTCGGCGCAGCCGGAATCGGCGGCGCGCCGGATCGTCACCTTCAAGGTGGGTGACCGCACTTTCGGCATCGATGTCGGCATGGTCCGCGAGATCAAGGGCTGGCAGGCCACGACCCCGCTGCCGCATGCGGCCCCGCATGTCCGCGGCGTGCTCAACCTGCGCGGCGTGATCCTGGCGGTCTACGACCTGCGCACCTCGATCGGCCTGGGCACCACCAACGCCACGGCCACCCATGTGATCGTCGTCGTCGACGTCGAGGACAAGGTCGCCGGCCTCCTGGTCGATTCGGTGTCCGACATCGTCGACGTGCCGGTCAGCGCGGTTCGCCCGGCGCCCGATCTGGAGCGCGACGAGCACGGCCTGATCGAGGGCCTCGTGCTGCTCGACACCGACATCGTCGCCCTGCTCGACCTCGCCGCGGTGATCCGCGACGGCGGCGCCGAGGGCCAGCAGGTGGCAAAGGTCGCCCGCGCGAGCTGA
- a CDS encoding chemotaxis protein CheA has protein sequence MAKPAAPAAEAPAAAAKAAPRAPANDAAAARQRTAVSVRVDLDRIDKLMNLVGEIVITQSMLVECVRSLPYDVYAKTAEGILTLSRQTRELQDHVMAVRAQPVKAVFQRMPRLVRELAQTLGKEVRLVLEGENTEVDKTIIEELADPLTHMIRNSMDHGLETPEDRVAAGKSPEGTIKLIAEHRAGRIVISVTDDGRGIGREKLLAKAKSRGLVGADEKLAPEEIDQLIFAAGLSTAEVISDVSGRGVGMDVVRRNVESLGGRISVDSEPGRGCKFTLALPLTLAVLEGMVIRCGSDRYVIPIASVIETQHLASTPIEHLTFGQEVLRWRGEITPLHRLGAVMGSSGTRNENIIIIAETERGDNVGIAVDEILGQQQVVVKSLEGNYGTVHGASAATILGDGLVALILDVDSMLRLAASGERHPATELKLAG, from the coding sequence GTGGCCAAGCCCGCCGCTCCGGCTGCCGAGGCTCCGGCCGCCGCTGCCAAGGCGGCTCCCCGCGCGCCCGCCAACGATGCGGCCGCCGCGCGCCAGCGCACCGCCGTCAGCGTGCGTGTCGACCTCGACCGCATCGACAAGCTGATGAACCTGGTGGGCGAGATCGTCATCACCCAGTCCATGCTGGTCGAATGCGTCCGCTCGCTGCCCTACGACGTCTATGCCAAGACCGCCGAAGGCATCCTGACGCTCTCGCGCCAGACCCGCGAGCTGCAGGACCACGTCATGGCGGTGCGCGCGCAGCCGGTGAAGGCCGTGTTCCAGCGCATGCCGCGCCTCGTCCGCGAACTCGCCCAGACGCTGGGCAAGGAAGTGCGCCTGGTGCTGGAGGGTGAGAACACCGAGGTCGACAAGACGATCATCGAGGAACTCGCCGATCCGCTGACGCACATGATCCGCAACTCGATGGATCACGGGCTCGAGACGCCGGAAGACCGCGTTGCCGCCGGCAAGAGCCCGGAAGGCACGATCAAGCTCATCGCCGAGCATCGCGCCGGGCGCATCGTCATCTCCGTCACGGATGACGGGCGCGGCATCGGCCGCGAGAAGCTGCTCGCGAAGGCGAAGTCCCGCGGCCTCGTCGGGGCCGACGAAAAGCTCGCTCCGGAGGAGATCGACCAGCTCATCTTCGCCGCCGGCCTCTCCACGGCCGAGGTCATCAGCGACGTCTCGGGTCGCGGCGTCGGCATGGACGTGGTCCGCCGGAACGTCGAATCGCTCGGCGGGCGCATCAGCGTCGACTCCGAGCCCGGACGCGGCTGCAAGTTCACGCTCGCCCTGCCGCTGACGCTCGCCGTCCTCGAGGGCATGGTGATCCGCTGCGGGTCCGACCGCTACGTCATCCCGATCGCCAGCGTGATCGAGACGCAGCACCTGGCCTCGACGCCGATCGAGCATCTGACCTTCGGCCAGGAGGTTCTGCGCTGGCGCGGCGAGATCACGCCGCTCCACCGTCTCGGCGCCGTGATGGGATCTTCGGGCACCCGCAACGAGAACATCATCATCATCGCGGAGACCGAGCGCGGCGACAATGTCGGCATCGCCGTCGACGAGATCCTCGGCCAGCAGCAGGTGGTCGTGAAGAGCCTCGAGGGCAATTACGGCACGGTCCACGGCGCCTCCGCCGCCACCATTCTGGGCGACGGCCTCGTCGCGCTCATCCTCGACGTCGACTCCATGCTGCGTCTCGCCGCGTCCGGCGAGCGTCATCCCGCAACCGAACTGAAACTGGCTGGATAA
- a CDS encoding Hpt domain-containing protein: MDPLAELKQTFFQECEELLGALEMRLQALDEGSTDPEDVNAAFRAIHSIKGGAGAFGCTELVAFAHVFEASLDHLRSGRVAIEDAPFTLFLRCSDAVADLVSAARNDEPARPRPDLLEELEQVGKAPGEAPVAAAAPPPPPRPLRPPPRTSRPASPRSAICWRWWRPRRRPGPMRAGTTSRPRPLPASRAATSSCASSPRRTCSAG, from the coding sequence ATGGATCCGTTGGCGGAACTCAAACAGACTTTCTTCCAGGAGTGCGAAGAGCTCCTGGGGGCCCTCGAGATGCGCCTGCAGGCGCTGGACGAAGGCTCGACGGATCCCGAGGATGTCAACGCCGCCTTCCGGGCGATCCATTCGATCAAGGGTGGCGCCGGTGCCTTCGGCTGCACCGAGCTGGTCGCCTTCGCGCATGTCTTCGAAGCCTCGCTCGACCATCTGAGGTCGGGCCGCGTCGCGATCGAGGATGCGCCCTTCACCCTGTTCCTGCGCTGTTCGGACGCGGTGGCGGACCTCGTGTCGGCCGCCCGCAACGACGAGCCGGCCCGTCCCCGCCCTGATCTCCTCGAGGAACTCGAGCAGGTCGGCAAGGCGCCCGGCGAAGCCCCCGTCGCTGCCGCTGCGCCGCCCCCGCCGCCCCGGCCGCTCCGGCCCCCGCCAAGGACGAGCCGCCCGGCGTCGCCGCGCTCGGCAATCTGCTGGCGATGGTGGAGGCCAAGACGGCGTCCGGGTCCGATGCGGGCTGGGACGACGAGCCGGCCAAGGCCGCTGCCAGCAAGCCGGGCCGCGACGTCATCCTGCGCATCCAGCCCGAGGCGGACCTGTTCCGCCGGGTGA
- a CDS encoding response regulator, with the protein MRILAIDDTKTLLSLLSLTLRNAGHEVAEAENGEDGLAKFDQFKPDLVITDLNMPLMDGIEFTRACRARPAGQNTPIIVLTTENGAEIKAEGRRAGASAWMVKPFEPNTLLGLVARYQN; encoded by the coding sequence ATGCGCATTCTCGCGATCGACGACACCAAGACCCTGCTCAGTCTGCTCAGCCTGACTCTGCGCAATGCCGGCCATGAGGTGGCCGAGGCGGAGAACGGCGAGGACGGGCTGGCCAAGTTCGACCAGTTCAAGCCCGATCTGGTCATCACCGATCTCAACATGCCGCTGATGGACGGGATCGAGTTCACCCGCGCCTGCCGCGCCCGCCCGGCCGGGCAGAACACGCCCATCATCGTGCTCACCACCGAGAACGGTGCCGAGATCAAGGCCGAGGGCCGCCGCGCCGGAGCCAGCGCCTGGATGGTCAAGCCCTTCGAGCCGAACACGCTGCTCGGCCTCGTCGCCCGCTACCAGAACTGA
- a CDS encoding STAS domain-containing protein encodes MVITVSLPTFLGRSEAATFRNQLLVALEQKESIAVECAEAGPLPSLWVQLLHSAATSAKARGLSVSLKAASAECRESLRAIGFDPAHSALVLE; translated from the coding sequence ATGGTCATCACCGTCTCGCTTCCGACGTTTCTAGGCCGCTCCGAAGCGGCCACCTTCCGCAACCAGCTGCTCGTGGCGCTGGAGCAGAAGGAAAGCATCGCCGTTGAATGTGCCGAAGCCGGGCCCCTGCCCAGCCTCTGGGTCCAGTTGCTGCATTCCGCCGCGACCAGCGCCAAGGCGCGCGGTCTGTCGGTCTCGCTCAAGGCGGCTTCCGCAGAATGCCGCGAATCCCTGCGGGCGATCGGTTTCGATCCCGCTCACAGCGCTCTCGTTCTGGAGTGA
- a CDS encoding response regulator, translated as MHIAPSFPNLSVLLIDPSPHYRRIVRTMLYQAQLHRIFEASDLPSAATMFIQKQPNIVILDWDMPDNGSTKCLAAIRSFKTSPFAKAPVLVMMEKPDRRSVVQAAKLGAHEIITKPISPNNLWLHLSGIINIPRKYREANGSITLVPRAISNSMF; from the coding sequence ATGCATATCGCGCCCTCCTTTCCGAATCTGTCGGTGCTCCTGATCGATCCGAGCCCGCATTACCGGCGCATCGTCCGGACGATGCTGTATCAGGCGCAGCTGCACCGCATTTTCGAGGCGTCCGACCTTCCCTCCGCCGCGACGATGTTCATCCAGAAGCAGCCCAACATCGTGATCCTCGACTGGGACATGCCGGACAACGGCAGCACCAAGTGCCTGGCCGCGATCCGCTCCTTCAAGACCTCGCCCTTCGCGAAAGCCCCCGTGCTGGTGATGATGGAGAAGCCGGACCGCCGCTCGGTCGTCCAGGCGGCGAAGCTCGGCGCCCACGAGATCATCACCAAGCCGATCTCGCCGAACAACCTGTGGCTGCACCTGTCGGGGATCATCAACATTCCCCGCAAATACCGCGAAGCGAACGGCAGCATCACCCTGGTTCCGCGGGCGATCAGCAACAGCATGTTCTGA
- a CDS encoding methyl-accepting chemotaxis protein: MHALARVAPEPANEDHPAEGAAAAAVRDIAERFGKLGAEITDISGRIGDVTRQLDGQTQGLHRVVTAVDQVSRANRAIQQAAEGAQATASSVRNGLERVTGSVRLGLNSAQSDIEALSQGAQSISQALAQAVADAHKVRASSDAIQAITREIQLLSINAGVEAARSGAAGRGFAVIAAAVKHLAEQTRDATALSSKQLDALVNSVDLLASKSEENALTARRASDESQSISQQIGELDSFSRGVVELIGEIDAISNPTRDNAIAFAKVGEDLRALVDGVDHSSENLDKASQRAETLVSISEGILGAIAASGVRTAQSELIATAMATATRIGGLFEQALDRGELSLADLFDEGYQPIPGSDPVQHMTRFVKLCDRVLPLIQEPLLASNRRIVFCAAVDRNGFLPTHNVKYSHPQGNDPVWNNANCRNRRIFNDRTGLSAARNRKPFLLQTYRRDMGGGQFLVMEDLSAPILVKGRHWGGFRFGLNV, translated from the coding sequence ATGCATGCGCTTGCGCGAGTTGCTCCTGAGCCGGCCAATGAGGATCACCCGGCTGAGGGCGCCGCGGCAGCGGCCGTGCGGGACATCGCCGAGCGCTTCGGCAAGCTCGGCGCCGAAATCACCGACATCTCCGGGCGCATCGGCGACGTCACCCGCCAGCTCGACGGCCAGACCCAGGGCCTGCACCGGGTCGTGACCGCGGTCGACCAGGTCTCGCGGGCGAACCGCGCGATCCAGCAGGCCGCCGAAGGCGCGCAGGCGACCGCATCGTCCGTTCGCAACGGCCTGGAGCGGGTGACCGGTTCCGTCAGGCTCGGGCTGAACTCGGCGCAGTCCGACATCGAGGCCCTCTCGCAGGGGGCCCAGTCGATCTCGCAGGCTCTCGCCCAGGCTGTCGCGGATGCGCACAAGGTGCGGGCCTCCAGCGATGCGATCCAGGCGATCACCCGCGAAATCCAGCTTCTGTCGATCAACGCCGGCGTGGAAGCCGCGCGCAGCGGGGCCGCCGGCCGCGGCTTCGCCGTCATTGCCGCCGCCGTGAAGCATCTCGCCGAGCAGACGCGCGATGCGACCGCGCTCAGCTCCAAGCAGCTTGATGCGCTGGTGAACTCGGTCGATCTGCTGGCGAGCAAGAGCGAGGAGAACGCCCTGACGGCCCGGCGGGCCAGCGACGAGAGCCAGTCGATCTCGCAGCAGATCGGCGAACTCGACAGCTTCAGCCGCGGCGTCGTCGAACTCATCGGCGAGATCGACGCGATCTCCAACCCGACCCGGGACAACGCGATCGCCTTCGCCAAGGTCGGGGAGGACCTGCGGGCCCTGGTCGACGGCGTCGACCATTCCAGCGAAAACCTCGACAAGGCATCCCAGCGCGCGGAGACTCTCGTCTCGATCAGCGAGGGCATCCTCGGTGCCATCGCGGCATCGGGTGTCCGCACGGCCCAGTCGGAGCTGATCGCCACGGCGATGGCGACCGCCACCCGCATCGGCGGGCTGTTCGAGCAGGCGCTGGACCGGGGCGAGCTGTCTCTGGCCGATCTCTTCGACGAAGGCTACCAGCCCATTCCCGGCAGCGATCCGGTCCAGCACATGACGCGCTTCGTCAAGCTCTGCGACCGCGTGCTGCCGCTGATCCAGGAGCCGCTGCTGGCGTCCAACCGCCGGATCGTGTTCTGCGCGGCGGTCGACCGCAATGGCTTCCTGCCGACGCACAACGTCAAATATTCCCATCCCCAGGGGAATGACCCGGTGTGGAACAACGCCAACTGCCGCAATCGCCGGATCTTCAACGACCGGACCGGCCTGTCGGCGGCCCGCAACCGCAAGCCGTTCCTGCTCCAGACCTACCGGCGCGACATGGGCGGCGGCCAGTTCCTTGTCATGGAGGACCTGTCGGCCCCGATCCTGGTGAAGGGCCGTCACTGGGGCGGCTTCCGCTTCGGCCTGAACGTGTAG
- a CDS encoding superoxide dismutase, with the protein MTITHSVSRRSLLGFGAAALTLAAAPRVWAQAAAPAAPAGPFSLPKRAYEAAALEPHIDAMTMDIHYTRHHAAFVTALNNVAKDHGVLASKPINELLGDIGALPEAVRVPIRNAGGGHANHSMFWEIMGPGAGGAPTGDVAAAITSDLGGFDKFKTDFEAAGLRVFGSGWVFVTVDKAGKLALLAKPNQDSPLMDKHMVLLGNDVWEHAYYLKYQNRRADYLKSWWNVVNWAKVNERYAAAKAGKLTV; encoded by the coding sequence ATGACCATCACGCATTCCGTCTCACGCCGCTCGCTCCTCGGCTTCGGGGCCGCCGCCCTGACCCTGGCCGCGGCCCCGCGGGTCTGGGCCCAGGCCGCCGCTCCCGCCGCACCGGCCGGCCCGTTCTCCCTGCCCAAGCGCGCCTATGAGGCGGCCGCGCTGGAGCCGCATATCGACGCCATGACGATGGACATCCATTACACCCGCCATCATGCGGCCTTCGTCACGGCGCTCAACAACGTCGCCAAGGACCATGGCGTCCTCGCCTCCAAGCCGATCAATGAACTCCTCGGCGACATCGGCGCCCTGCCGGAGGCCGTGCGCGTGCCGATCCGCAACGCCGGCGGCGGCCACGCCAACCACAGCATGTTCTGGGAGATCATGGGCCCCGGCGCCGGTGGCGCGCCGACGGGCGACGTCGCCGCGGCGATCACCAGCGACCTCGGCGGCTTCGACAAGTTCAAGACCGATTTCGAGGCGGCGGGCCTGCGCGTCTTCGGCTCGGGCTGGGTCTTCGTCACGGTCGACAAGGCGGGCAAGCTCGCCCTGCTCGCCAAGCCCAACCAGGACAGCCCGCTGATGGACAAGCACATGGTCCTGCTCGGCAACGACGTCTGGGAGCACGCCTATTACCTGAAATACCAGAACCGCCGCGCCGACTACCTCAAGAGCTGGTGGAACGTGGTCAACTGGGCGAAGGTCAACGAGCGCTACGCCGCCGCCAAGGCCGGCAAGCTGACCGTCTGA